Genomic DNA from Sulfuricurvum sp. IAE1:
AATTTTTCCCGTCAAAGGGACTGATGATGAACATGTGGGCATTTTCAGGTGTCGCACCGTGTACTTCGCCTCTTGCATTGTAATTGGAAAGTTTCACCAGTGCGCTTTGCAGCCATTCGGGATGCCCGGTTAACCGCGCGGCCCCTTCATCCGCCATGAACTCGCGCGAACGGCTGATCGTCATCTGGATCACCGTTGCCGCAATCGGAAGCAAAACGGCCATCAGCAGCATCAAAATCGGGTTTCCACCACGGCTGTCCCGACTGCCGAACATGGCACCGAACTGCAGCATGTTGGCGATAAACGCTACGGCTCCCGCGATCGTCGCCGCAATCGTAGCCACCAGGATATCGCGATGGGCGACATGCGAAAGCTCGTGTGCCATGACCGCTTCGACTTCATCTTCGTTCAGGAGTTCCAGCAATCCGGTTGTAATCGCTACTGCCGCGTTCTGCGGATTTCTACCGGTAGCAAAGGCGTTTGGAATACGATCATGGATGATATAGACTTTGGGCATCGGCATGTCGGAGCGTTCGACGAGCCGTTCGACGACCCGGTAAAGCATCGGCGCTTCTCTGGGATCAACTTCCTGGGCGTTATAGTGTTTTAGAATCATCGTATCGGAAAAATAATAGGCGTAAAAATTCATACCGCCTGCCATCAGCAACGCAATAAGCATGCCGCCCTGCCCTCCGAAGTAGCCTCCGATGAAAACGAGCAGAACGCTCAGGCTTCCCAGGAGTAAAAAGGTCTTAATCTGTTCCATTCGTTCCTCCTTCCAAAAGGGCTAAAATCGATTTTTTATGCATTTTACGGGCAAAATCGAGTGCACTGAGCCCATGGCGGTCACGCGCGCTGACATCAACGCCCATCTCCAGGAGTTTGCGTATGATCTCCGTGCGCCCGTAACACACCGCGCCCATGAGCGGGGTAAACCCGCTGTTGCGGGTGGGACGGTTAACGTCAAACCCCTCTCGAATCAGCCGCTCGATCAGCGGAAGATTATTGTAGGTTACCGCAACGTCAAAAACGCTGACCCCTTCATGATCGGTATGAAAAAGATCGGCTCCGCTGTCTGCGAGCAGTTCGATGATCTCTTCGTCGCAGTGGTACCGCATCGCAAAACAGATCACCGATTCCCCGTTCTCTTCCTCATCGTTGGGATTGGCACCGTTTTTGAGATATTGTTTGATCCCGAGATAATTGTTGGCTTTTAAAAGTTCGATCCACTGTTCCATCTGTTTCGCTTTGCATCCGTAAAATTAATCAGCAGTATAACATGCAAGATTCAACTGAAGTCTAGTCTCTTATGCTAAAATTCCCCATTAATTTTGCCAAAAGTGAGAGAATATGGAAGTTTTAGAGACAGAAGCGGCATTTAAAGCGTGCGTACAGGAGATTCAAAGCGCAGCAGGGTACAAAAACCCCCTGGCGTTCGGGATCTGCCGCGTCGATTTGGGTCAGCTCAACAGTGATAAAGTCCTTCAGGCGACCTATCCGCATATCAACTGGAACGAAAACTTCGGCAGTGCCGCCATTTTTATTAAAAACGCCCGGGAACAGGGATTTGAGATCGATTTCACCGCGGATGAAGTGATTGTTCCTGTTACCCTGAAATTCCTGGAAGGGTGTCTGAACGCGTTTACTCCCTATGCAGACGAGGCATACGGCGACGCCCATAAAAATATTCAGGTCGTTTCGACGCTCTATTCCCTGATCAAAGAAAACGGCATGCGTGACGGCGAGTTCCGTCTGGTCATTTTGTTTAACGACGTGCCATGTACGAGCGTCGAGGGGACGTACCTCAAACTCTACGCCCTGTCGCTGGCGAAGGTTCCGCTGCGTTCGATTAATCTGAACGGTGCGTTTGGGGCCCTGCATAATGTTGCCTGGTCCGAAGGGCAGCCGATCGAACTCGAATGGCTCCGTGCGAACGAAATCGAACTCAAATTCGCCAACGAGTATCCGAAAATCGACTTCGTTGATAAATTCCCCCGCTTTTTGCAGCATATCATTCCGGCCAACAACACCCGCATCCTTGACGACTCTAAAGTCCGTTTCGGCGCACAGCTCCACCCTGGTACGACGATCATGCCCGGAGCGAGTTACGTGAACTTCAATGCCGGTACAACCGGCGTCAGCATGGTAGAAGGACGCATCTCGAGCTCAGCCGTCGTCGGTGACGGCTCCGACGTCGGCGGCGGCGCGTCGATTCTGGGTGTCCTCAGCGGCACTGACGGTATCCCCGTCACTATCGGCAAAAATACCCTGTTGGGAGCCAACTCTGTCACCGGTATCGCTTTGGGAGACGGATGTATCGTCGATGCGGGAATTGCCGTACTGGCCGGAACGAAATTTGCGGTCACCGCAGAAGAGCTTGCCAAAATCAATGAAGCCAATCCTTCCGCAAAACTCAGCGGCACTTCGTTCAAAGGGAAAGACCTGGTGGGGCTCAACGGTATCCACTACCGCCAGGATTCGACAACGGGTCAACTGATGATCCGTCGTTCGACGCGTGAAGTTAAACTCAACGCAGACCTTCACTGAATTTATCTCCGAAAGTTTCCCCATTCCGGGGAAATTCTTTTCCGAATCTAATTTTTTACCCCTAGAACCGTTTAAGGCGACCGGACTTATACTTTCATTATCTGAATGAAAAGGAGCTTTCCATGATAAGCTCGAATGTTTCGTCCATGATGTCAAATCAGACGTACATGAACAACAACGCCCAAAACGTCGCAAATGTTAATAGCGATCGGTACATACCACGCGAAACGACGATCAGCGAAACGCAAAACGGCGGAACAAAAGCCAATACTGCCGCTGCAACCGATAACGGGAGCCAGCGTTCACAGACCGATTTGGCCAAAGAGCTGACCGATCAGGTTACGATTCAAAACGTCAGTGAAGCCAATGCCCGTTCCATCCGTGCACAGGATGAAATGAGAGGTTCTCTGCTCGATATAAAAGCGTAGTTTAAAGCGCTTTCTTTTTCTTTACCCCTTTGCTCTCCTTAGAGAGTATAAGAGGTACACGGGTGAAAATATTCATGCTGCACGCCCGGCTCAGCAATCGGTTTTCCGGATCGAACTCTTCCATTTCACTTCCAAGGTCAAGCGTGCTGATAACCGCTTTACCCACGATGCGGCGTCCTTTGTTTCCCGTTTTGTCGATCGTTCGAATCCCCCAGACGTTGTGCATCATCAAAACATTGTCCTGATACGTTCCGACGTAAAGCAGAACGTGGCCTTTGAGATAGACAATCGTCTCAAAAGGGACCCCTTTTTCTTTGATGAGGGAGAGTTTTTCGTCGTTAGAAAGCCCTTCAAACGAAATAACCTCCCCTTTGCGAGCCTGTGAAGCCGAGTTTCTGGGAAGCCAAATCCCAAAGGGGGTATACATGTCGCGGATCATCGACGAGCAGTCCCGTTCTCCGAACATCCCTCCCCAACCGTACGTGTTTTTGAGCATCTGTTCCCCCAATCGGGCCAGATCGCTTTTGTTGATTTTCGAAATACCGATTCGTGCCGCAGGCTTTGGGATTGAGAGCGATTTGAACGAACCGTCGGTATCGTATACCATCGCATAGTATTCGTTTTGCTGCTCTTTTTCGAGCGGCAGGACCATACCGATGCGTGAATAGGCGACAAAGCGGTTCATGCTGTCATACAAAGGGACGTTGTCTTCCATCACGAACAGCTTTTCTTGTTTGCGCATCGTTTCTGCGGCGGCATCTTCGATCGCGACGACGCCCTCCGATTTAACCCATCCCGACGCACTGTTGGTAAACACATAAGTCCAGGCACCGTCGATCGAGGTGTGGGAAATATAGAGCGGTTCGTGATAATTGACGCTGCTGTTTTGAAGCATGTCGAACGGATACCCTTCTCCCGGCTGAGACGGGTTACGGTAGAGCGGTTTTTCGGTGGGAAGTGCACGCAGATCGAGCCATTTGACTGCTATCCCCTTACGGTTGAGCGATCCGAAAGCGGCAAAATTCGCCTGCGCTTCGATCTCTTTGAACCATGACGGCGGCAGTGGACGCAGATTACTGCCGTATCCGCCGCGAAAGGCGCGCAACGGCCAGGAGGCTTCCTGTACGCTTGCAGGAGGGGCACTGTAGGTCCAAGGGGAATAATACGCTTTTTCAAACCCTTTTTGGACTTCGAAAAAATCGTCCCGGTCTAT
This window encodes:
- a CDS encoding tetrahydrodipicolinate N-succinyltransferase N-terminal domain-containing protein, whose product is MEVLETEAAFKACVQEIQSAAGYKNPLAFGICRVDLGQLNSDKVLQATYPHINWNENFGSAAIFIKNAREQGFEIDFTADEVIVPVTLKFLEGCLNAFTPYADEAYGDAHKNIQVVSTLYSLIKENGMRDGEFRLVILFNDVPCTSVEGTYLKLYALSLAKVPLRSINLNGAFGALHNVAWSEGQPIELEWLRANEIELKFANEYPKIDFVDKFPRFLQHIIPANNTRILDDSKVRFGAQLHPGTTIMPGASYVNFNAGTTGVSMVEGRISSSAVVGDGSDVGGGASILGVLSGTDGIPVTIGKNTLLGANSVTGIALGDGCIVDAGIAVLAGTKFAVTAEELAKINEANPSAKLSGTSFKGKDLVGLNGIHYRQDSTTGQLMIRRSTREVKLNADLH
- a CDS encoding SH3 domain-containing C40 family peptidase, translated to MKSTFWIGSMIFVLGGCSTHTIAPESVPEKPLSKAKTELPPAPSDSPYCCTLPQELDVALPQLGPKINDLERFDQSILPYVEQNGIDRDDFFEVQKGFEKAYYSPWTYSAPPASVQEASWPLRAFRGGYGSNLRPLPPSWFKEIEAQANFAAFGSLNRKGIAVKWLDLRALPTEKPLYRNPSQPGEGYPFDMLQNSSVNYHEPLYISHTSIDGAWTYVFTNSASGWVKSEGVVAIEDAAAETMRKQEKLFVMEDNVPLYDSMNRFVAYSRIGMVLPLEKEQQNEYYAMVYDTDGSFKSLSIPKPAARIGISKINKSDLARLGEQMLKNTYGWGGMFGERDCSSMIRDMYTPFGIWLPRNSASQARKGEVISFEGLSNDEKLSLIKEKGVPFETIVYLKGHVLLYVGTYQDNVLMMHNVWGIRTIDKTGNKGRRIVGKAVISTLDLGSEMEEFDPENRLLSRACSMNIFTRVPLILSKESKGVKKKKAL
- the htpX gene encoding zinc metalloprotease HtpX, with product MEQIKTFLLLGSLSVLLVFIGGYFGGQGGMLIALLMAGGMNFYAYYFSDTMILKHYNAQEVDPREAPMLYRVVERLVERSDMPMPKVYIIHDRIPNAFATGRNPQNAAVAITTGLLELLNEDEVEAVMAHELSHVAHRDILVATIAATIAGAVAFIANMLQFGAMFGSRDSRGGNPILMLLMAVLLPIAATVIQMTISRSREFMADEGAARLTGHPEWLQSALVKLSNYNARGEVHGATPENAHMFIISPFDGKNFSFVNLFRTHPTTDQRLERLEKLKSEVSADRNGRNKLYERHYV
- a CDS encoding ankyrin repeat domain-containing protein; protein product: MEQWIELLKANNYLGIKQYLKNGANPNDEEENGESVICFAMRYHCDEEIIELLADSGADLFHTDHEGVSVFDVAVTYNNLPLIERLIREGFDVNRPTRNSGFTPLMGAVCYGRTEIIRKLLEMGVDVSARDRHGLSALDFARKMHKKSILALLEGGTNGTD